In Thermoanaerobaculia bacterium, a genomic segment contains:
- a CDS encoding putative Ig domain-containing protein: IAIAPSALPPGVQGSAYETSLIASGGAGPYTFTLASGSLPPGVHLDDSGELSGTPTSTGTFNFSLAATDSAHCAGTQAFSLSVVGDSPAGEAVVIPGVGSLAGALGSNFRTQLQLTNPGTSTIAGKIVYHAGGASAGSNDPSIPYTLGSWQTINFDDVLTAMGLSGLGSAEIVPTSGPAPAAVAKIFNDDGANGTAGFTEPVFRSKDALSSGDAAVIILPADPVNFRFNLGVRSLSNGVSAIFTVWDESGALLDTVSKTFPANFFAQAKATDFLGDSTLPADGSIGITVTQGSAIFFGSTVDNRGSQDTSTQFTRHD, encoded by the coding sequence CGATCGCGATCGCGCCGTCGGCGCTTCCGCCGGGCGTCCAGGGTTCGGCGTACGAGACCTCACTCATCGCGAGCGGAGGCGCGGGCCCGTACACGTTCACCCTCGCCTCCGGATCGCTTCCGCCGGGCGTCCACCTCGACGATTCGGGCGAGCTCTCCGGCACGCCGACGTCGACCGGGACGTTCAACTTCAGCCTCGCGGCCACCGATTCGGCGCACTGCGCCGGCACGCAGGCGTTCTCTCTGTCGGTCGTCGGCGACAGCCCGGCGGGCGAAGCCGTCGTGATTCCCGGCGTCGGCTCTCTGGCGGGCGCGCTCGGAAGCAACTTCCGCACGCAGCTGCAGCTCACGAATCCGGGAACGTCGACGATCGCCGGCAAGATCGTCTATCACGCCGGAGGGGCTTCCGCGGGTTCGAACGACCCTTCGATTCCGTACACGCTCGGTTCCTGGCAGACGATCAACTTCGACGACGTCCTCACCGCGATGGGGCTCTCCGGCCTCGGCAGCGCGGAGATCGTCCCGACGTCCGGCCCGGCGCCGGCCGCGGTCGCGAAGATCTTCAACGACGACGGGGCGAACGGTACGGCCGGCTTCACCGAACCGGTTTTCCGTTCGAAAGACGCGCTTTCCTCGGGAGACGCCGCGGTCATCATTCTCCCCGCGGACCCGGTGAACTTTCGCTTCAACCTCGGCGTCCGTTCGTTGTCGAACGGGGTGTCGGCGATCTTCACCGTGTGGGACGAGTCCGGGGCGCTGCTCGACACGGTCTCGAAGACGTTTCCCGCGAACTTCTTCGCGCAGGCGAAAGCGACCGATTTCCTCGGCGACTCCACCCTGCCGGCCGACGGATCGATCGGGATCACGGTCACCCAGGGAAGCGCGATCTTCTTCGGCTCGACCGTGGACAACCGCGGTTCCCAGGACACGAGCACCCAGTTCACGCGCCACGACTGA